From the genome of Helicobacter sp. 12S02232-10, one region includes:
- a CDS encoding PilT/PilU family type 4a pilus ATPase — translation MINKKNIFKTLLSKALEKNASDLHILGGGEVFFRVGKKIVPSEFVLDNEMILALEKEIFDDGRVKKYVAETEIDISSDIEGVRLRLHCYLTRSLRSFSIRILSQIIPSMEELGLPQILKDIFIQNDGLILVSGPTGSGKSTTIAAALEYINQNFGKHIVCIEDPIEYLHKNNKSFFSYREVGKDTLSFNAAIQASLREDPDIVFIGELRSLDSIKSALLCAQTGHLVVASTHAKDAAATVARIVYSAGNDRSEIAAELAFCLRAIISQELLCVNETDLRGIYEVLVATPAVKTLIREQKFHQIPSQIAMGKEFGMISFEQSRAALK, via the coding sequence ATGATCAATAAAAAAAATATATTTAAAACTCTTTTATCTAAGGCTTTGGAAAAAAATGCTTCAGATTTACATATTTTGGGTGGTGGTGAGGTATTTTTCAGGGTTGGCAAAAAGATTGTTCCTTCTGAATTTGTCTTGGATAATGAAATGATTTTAGCATTGGAAAAAGAAATTTTTGATGATGGGCGTGTAAAAAAATACGTTGCAGAGACTGAGATAGACATTTCTTCAGATATTGAAGGCGTTCGTTTGCGACTGCATTGTTATTTAACCCGTTCGTTAAGGTCTTTCAGCATTCGAATATTGTCTCAGATTATCCCGAGTATGGAGGAATTGGGTCTTCCTCAGATATTGAAGGATATTTTTATTCAAAATGATGGGTTGATTTTGGTCAGCGGTCCTACAGGGAGTGGAAAATCAACGACGATTGCAGCAGCTTTGGAATATATCAATCAAAATTTTGGCAAGCATATTGTTTGCATTGAAGATCCGATAGAATATCTCCATAAGAATAACAAAAGCTTTTTTTCTTACCGCGAGGTCGGGAAAGATACCCTAAGTTTTAATGCTGCAATACAAGCAAGCTTACGAGAAGATCCTGATATTGTTTTTATCGGAGAGCTTCGGAGTCTTGATTCAATAAAGTCGGCTCTTTTGTGTGCTCAAACAGGGCATTTGGTAGTAGCAAGTACGCACGCTAAAGATGCGGCTGCTACTGTAGCAAGGATCGTTTATAGTGCGGGAAATGATAGAAGTGAGATTGCAGCCGAATTAGCTTTTTGCTTACGTGCAATCATCTCTCAAGAGCTTCTTTGCGTGAATGAAACGGATCTAAGAGGTATTTATGAAGTTTTGGTTGCTACCCCTGCTGTTAAAACTCTGATTCGTGAGCAAAAATTTCATCAAATTCCATCTCAGATTGCAATGGGAAAGGAATTTGGAATGATTAGTTTTGAACAAAGCAGGGCTGCTTTGAAATGA
- the polA gene encoding DNA polymerase I yields the protein MQTLTIVDTFGFFFRSFYALPPLKNAEGFPTGLLMGFANLIMNLHKEGISDYIVFALEGQGLNKRKEFYPAYKATRVQAPQDLLMQLPIAIEWIKKMGFLNLSFEGYEADDAIASLNKVANKNNVDVRIISHDKDLYQLIDGNTYLYDPINKKDIREKECIDKYGIPPSAFTDYQSLVGDSSDNVPGIKGIGAKTAQKLIETFGSLDNIYANLDKISEITSPRICNLIIAGKESAYLSKDLVTLKTDLLQDFDLQSCKMPVQNPLSTIVDELERYEFIKIAQRLKGMPMSQPAKTFKSKSKGLGGLNASSKSQFKCISHLLNDAATLFKILDSLAPDQEIAYDCETNSLDVANALMVGFSFCVDRENGYYVPIAHNYLGIEPQISHENAKKAIEKIFSHPLIGHNLKFDILIAQNNFGLSPQKTIKDSMVLAWLLDSVMSVGLDSQMERWFGHKMIAFEDIVPKNQNFSNVNLEIAAKYAAEDAVASINLYWRLIEELKSKGLDSVIKIAEELEFPLIEVLKDMESNGITISVSWFEKLKEELSIKLAQIQNRIYKHIGYDFNLNSPKQLAEVLFTRLGLKAVRQIKGGYSTDEQTLESLIDAHPVIPEIMEYRETFKLKNTYIEPLLKLHNQENKIHTSFLQTGTATGRLSSKSPNLQNIPVRTEAGKQIREGFIISDKKNTLLSVDYSQIELRLLAHFCMDKNLVESFVQDKDIHTETAIRIFGSDSAKEKRAIAKSINFGLIYGMGSRKLAKTLKISPKEAKGYIESYFESFPTVKNFLKSKEEEILANGYAQTLLGHRRYFDFSTATDFMKANYLREGINSIFQGSAADLIKLAMLKIHHHFKNSAVKMLLQVHDELIFELPKELLPQASKEIEVMMNGIYTLNVPLKCGVTTGNNWAELK from the coding sequence ATGCAAACCCTAACGATTGTTGATACGTTCGGATTCTTTTTTCGCAGTTTTTACGCCCTCCCCCCACTAAAAAACGCAGAAGGTTTCCCCACAGGTCTTTTGATGGGCTTTGCAAACTTAATTATGAATCTACATAAAGAAGGGATTTCTGACTATATTGTCTTTGCCTTAGAAGGTCAAGGATTAAACAAAAGAAAAGAATTTTATCCCGCCTATAAAGCGACACGAGTCCAAGCCCCTCAAGATTTGCTAATGCAACTTCCTATTGCGATTGAGTGGATAAAAAAAATGGGCTTTTTAAATTTGAGCTTTGAAGGCTATGAGGCCGATGACGCCATCGCTTCTTTAAATAAGGTCGCCAACAAAAATAATGTCGATGTCCGAATCATCAGCCACGACAAAGATCTTTATCAATTAATTGATGGAAACACCTACCTTTATGATCCGATCAACAAAAAAGATATCCGAGAAAAAGAATGCATTGATAAATATGGCATTCCTCCTAGTGCATTTACTGACTATCAAAGTTTAGTGGGAGATAGTAGCGACAATGTACCTGGCATTAAGGGCATAGGTGCCAAAACAGCTCAAAAACTCATTGAAACTTTTGGGAGCTTGGATAATATTTATGCCAATCTTGATAAAATCTCTGAAATCACAAGCCCTCGAATTTGCAATTTAATTATCGCTGGAAAAGAATCGGCTTATTTGAGCAAAGATCTTGTGACCCTAAAAACAGATTTATTGCAAGATTTTGACTTACAATCGTGCAAAATGCCCGTTCAAAATCCTCTTTCAACTATCGTAGATGAACTAGAACGATATGAATTCATTAAAATAGCTCAAAGACTCAAAGGTATGCCAATGAGCCAACCTGCCAAAACCTTTAAGTCTAAATCCAAGGGATTGGGCGGATTGAATGCCTCCTCAAAATCCCAATTCAAATGCATCTCTCATCTTCTAAACGATGCAGCAACACTCTTTAAAATTCTTGACTCCTTAGCACCCGATCAAGAAATCGCTTATGATTGTGAGACAAATTCTCTTGATGTTGCTAATGCTTTGATGGTAGGCTTTAGCTTTTGTGTCGATAGAGAAAATGGCTATTATGTCCCTATTGCCCACAACTATCTAGGAATTGAGCCGCAAATATCTCACGAAAACGCAAAAAAGGCAATTGAAAAAATCTTTTCTCATCCCCTGATTGGGCATAACCTCAAATTTGATATTCTCATTGCGCAAAACAATTTTGGTCTTTCCCCCCAAAAAACTATCAAAGATTCGATGGTTCTTGCTTGGTTACTAGATAGTGTGATGAGCGTGGGATTAGATAGCCAAATGGAAAGATGGTTTGGACATAAAATGATTGCATTTGAAGATATTGTTCCTAAAAATCAAAATTTTTCCAATGTCAATCTTGAAATTGCTGCTAAATATGCTGCTGAAGACGCAGTAGCAAGTATAAATTTATATTGGCGCCTGATTGAAGAACTTAAAAGTAAGGGTTTGGATTCTGTGATAAAAATCGCTGAAGAACTTGAATTTCCTTTAATTGAAGTCCTTAAAGATATGGAAAGCAACGGCATAACAATCAGCGTGTCGTGGTTTGAAAAACTTAAAGAAGAGCTTTCTATTAAACTCGCTCAAATCCAAAACAGAATCTATAAGCACATAGGTTATGACTTCAATCTCAACTCCCCAAAACAGCTTGCTGAAGTCTTATTTACAAGACTAGGATTAAAAGCAGTAAGACAAATCAAAGGCGGCTACAGCACTGATGAGCAGACGCTTGAAAGCCTGATTGACGCCCACCCTGTCATCCCTGAAATAATGGAATATCGCGAAACTTTCAAGCTTAAAAATACCTACATTGAACCTCTATTAAAACTCCACAATCAAGAAAATAAAATCCACACTTCATTCTTACAAACCGGTACAGCCACAGGCAGACTCAGCTCCAAATCTCCCAATCTCCAAAATATCCCTGTTCGCACCGAAGCAGGCAAACAAATACGAGAAGGTTTTATCATCAGCGACAAAAAAAATACACTTTTGAGCGTTGATTACTCCCAAATAGAACTCCGCTTGCTTGCGCACTTCTGTATGGATAAAAATTTAGTAGAATCTTTTGTGCAAGATAAAGACATTCATACCGAAACCGCCATTAGAATTTTTGGTTCTGACTCCGCTAAAGAAAAGCGTGCCATTGCAAAATCTATTAATTTCGGGCTGATCTATGGAATGGGGTCAAGAAAACTCGCCAAAACCCTCAAAATCTCTCCAAAAGAAGCAAAAGGTTATATTGAAAGTTATTTCGAATCCTTCCCGACGGTAAAAAATTTTCTAAAATCAAAAGAAGAAGAGATTTTAGCAAATGGCTATGCTCAAACCCTTTTAGGACATCGAAGATATTTTGATTTCAGCACTGCTACAGATTTTATGAAAGCCAACTATCTAAGGGAAGGTATCAACTCTATATTTCAAGGGAGTGCTGCGGATTTAATCAAATTGGCAATGCTTAAAATTCACCACCATTTTAAAAACTCTGCAGTCAAAATGCTGCTCCAAGTCCACGATGAATTGATATTTGAACTTCCTAAAGAACTGCTACCTCAAGCCTCAAAAGAAATCGAAGTGATGATGAATGGCATTTATACGCTTAATGTACCATTGAAGTGTGGGGTTACAACGGGAAATAATTGGGCAGAACTTAAATAA
- the thyX gene encoding FAD-dependent thymidylate synthase: MKVTLKHFTPLEVCSMAIRTCWQSFEKSDNGGEKDLALIDRVGNKFKHSSTLEHLYYNFYIQGISRACLQELARHRMASYSVKSSRYTLKEIKQEATFLPPNEANLNRAEKYLVFTSNKNVNIASLKALENLREILCENTHNDIAKYAMPESYKTELHWSINARSLQNFLELRTSRAALWEIQKLAHSIYEALPQEHRFIFEEKITQPYEKNKDSDANPNDC; this comes from the coding sequence ATGAAAGTGACATTAAAACATTTTACCCCTCTTGAAGTCTGCTCAATGGCGATTCGCACCTGTTGGCAAAGCTTTGAAAAATCTGATAACGGGGGCGAAAAAGACCTTGCCCTCATTGATCGTGTCGGCAATAAATTCAAACATTCTAGTACGCTCGAACATTTATATTACAATTTTTATATCCAAGGCATCAGTAGAGCTTGCCTCCAAGAACTTGCTAGACATCGAATGGCAAGCTATAGTGTCAAATCCTCCCGCTACACGCTCAAAGAAATCAAGCAGGAAGCCACTTTTTTACCTCCAAATGAAGCAAACCTAAACAGAGCAGAAAAATATCTCGTCTTTACCTCGAATAAAAATGTCAATATTGCCTCACTCAAAGCTCTTGAAAATCTCCGCGAAATTCTATGCGAAAACACTCACAATGATATCGCCAAATATGCGATGCCCGAATCTTATAAAACTGAACTTCATTGGAGTATCAACGCTAGAAGCCTTCAAAACTTTTTAGAACTACGCACCTCTAGAGCCGCCCTTTGGGAGATCCAAAAACTTGCTCACAGCATTTATGAAGCCCTACCTCAGGAGCACCGATTTATTTTTGAAGAAAAAATCACCCAACCCTATGAAAAAAATAAGGACAGCGATGCAAACCCTAACGATTGTTGA
- a CDS encoding type I restriction endonuclease: protein MNRKYTDEELKEILIKVLKEASKPLRKVTIAEKSEEMGLRDKNQNDSFYNRIAGIAKSDTETFIVYGEKRIKSYWLKSRGEYQKGEYQKTFDKDVENTLEDGSFKRKIEELASKINDEKLVEIVKTNEAQTRSSLIDVFLGALGYDVSDINKCKVEDRAGSNNRGGKKVDYTLLKNDNPVLIVEAKNYQASLDGSTEQLSTYFTNKAGKTGEKCYLALLSNGHKYLFFSDLDDDNKIDKDSFFTFDLKNYNDEDLKKLEKFSYNKIDVDHIKKWGKKEKNYQKILTALKAEINEPNALIYHFGQVLKDKNKQITSAIKTECKEHLKRAFRELCSSSKESNSNERTPFSANTQDSTKINKSSSSIRNEFKDLIRKVLQTAQTSLDKHEIYNIAEQKGWLQDLSSKSKDIKKKLSEVAMYEMKDEIIVERSGGKNGAKYCLKSKR, encoded by the coding sequence ATGAATCGAAAATATACAGATGAAGAGCTCAAAGAAATCCTTATAAAAGTCTTGAAAGAAGCCTCAAAGCCGTTAAGAAAAGTAACAATTGCAGAAAAATCCGAAGAAATGGGATTAAGAGATAAAAATCAAAACGACAGTTTTTACAATAGAATAGCTGGGATTGCCAAAAGCGATACAGAAACTTTTATCGTTTATGGGGAGAAGAGAATAAAATCTTATTGGCTTAAAAGCAGGGGGGAATATCAAAAAGGGGAATATCAAAAAACCTTTGATAAAGATGTTGAAAATACTTTAGAGGACGGATCTTTCAAGAGAAAGATAGAGGAATTGGCAAGTAAGATCAATGATGAGAAACTTGTAGAAATAGTAAAAACAAATGAAGCCCAGACGAGAAGTTCTTTGATCGATGTGTTTTTAGGTGCTTTAGGTTATGACGTCTCAGATATTAATAAATGTAAGGTTGAAGATAGGGCGGGTTCAAATAATCGGGGTGGCAAAAAAGTGGATTATACGTTATTGAAAAATGATAACCCTGTTCTTATCGTGGAAGCGAAAAATTATCAAGCTTCTTTGGATGGATCTACGGAGCAACTTAGTACTTATTTTACTAATAAAGCTGGTAAAACTGGTGAAAAATGTTATCTTGCTTTGCTGAGTAATGGGCATAAGTATTTGTTTTTTTCTGATTTGGATGATGACAATAAGATAGATAAGGATTCATTTTTTACTTTTGATCTCAAAAATTATAACGATGAAGATTTAAAAAAACTTGAAAAATTTTCTTATAACAAAATCGATGTCGATCATATCAAAAAATGGGGGAAGAAAGAGAAGAATTATCAAAAAATATTAACCGCACTTAAAGCAGAAATTAATGAGCCAAACGCATTAATTTATCATTTCGGTCAAGTATTGAAAGATAAGAATAAACAAATAACCTCAGCTATCAAAACAGAATGCAAGGAGCATCTCAAAAGAGCTTTTAGAGAGCTTTGTAGTTCTTCAAAAGAGTCAAATTCTAATGAAAGAACCCCTTTTTCTGCAAACACTCAAGATTCTACAAAAATAAATAAATCTAGTAGTTCGATTCGCAATGAATTTAAAGATTTGATTCGTAAGGTCTTACAAACTGCACAAACTTCTTTGGATAAGCACGAAATCTATAACATTGCCGAGCAGAAAGGATGGCTCCAAGATTTATCTTCAAAAAGCAAGGACATTAAAAAAAAGCTGTCTGAAGTTGCAATGTATGAAATGAAAGATGAGATCATTGTGGAGAGAAGTGGCGGTAAAAACGGAGCCAAATATTGTCTCAAATCAAAAAGATAA
- a CDS encoding prepilin-type N-terminal cleavage/methylation domain-containing protein, translating to MALSISKAFSLIEIVFGIVILGILVSVAIPRLSSDSKICELALSSKLGILQSKISLLFTKAHLSDQKINRSEIFALLGALDKDGTNECFLRFNPQNLTILAKSHSQATILRISPKDFSSNPKIFCELSNPLCKKINYKTKKK from the coding sequence ATGGCTCTATCAATTTCTAAGGCTTTCAGCCTGATTGAGATTGTATTTGGGATTGTGATTCTTGGTATTCTTGTTTCAGTGGCAATCCCAAGACTCTCTTCAGACTCCAAAATCTGCGAACTTGCACTCAGCTCTAAACTCGGCATACTCCAAAGCAAAATCTCACTTCTTTTTACTAAAGCACATTTGTCCGACCAAAAAATCAATCGATCCGAAATTTTTGCACTTCTAGGCGCGTTGGACAAAGATGGAACAAATGAATGTTTTTTAAGATTTAATCCTCAAAATCTGACTATTTTGGCTAAATCACACTCTCAAGCCACAATATTACGCATTTCACCAAAAGATTTTTCATCTAATCCTAAAATATTTTGTGAGCTTTCCAACCCGTTATGCAAAAAAATCAACTACAAAACGAAGAAAAAATAA
- a CDS encoding prepilin-type N-terminal cleavage/methylation domain-containing protein, whose amino-acid sequence MRNAFSMIELVFVIVIIGIIAAIAIPRLSITRGDAQYVAVQSDIQTILSSIQAKSLTEEIAPSDLNGDFIMETAGLNPTKWIPTPNGVRLAKNGAIDTLNNCVIIDFSADSSLHFSINPAITSPLCKKLAKIYTKKISIPLSNGSINF is encoded by the coding sequence ATGAGAAATGCATTCAGTATGATTGAATTAGTATTTGTTATTGTTATCATAGGAATCATCGCTGCCATCGCTATACCTAGGCTTTCCATCACTAGAGGCGATGCGCAATATGTCGCCGTTCAAAGTGACATACAGACAATCTTAAGCTCTATTCAAGCCAAAAGCCTCACTGAAGAGATCGCCCCTTCGGATTTAAATGGGGATTTCATTATGGAAACAGCAGGGTTAAACCCTACCAAATGGATCCCTACGCCAAATGGCGTTCGATTGGCTAAAAATGGGGCTATAGACACGCTCAATAATTGCGTTATCATTGATTTTTCAGCCGACTCTTCGCTTCATTTTTCCATTAACCCAGCCATCACCTCTCCCCTTTGCAAAAAGCTTGCCAAAATCTATACGAAAAAAATTTCCATACCTCTAAGCAATGGCTCTATCAATTTCTAA
- a CDS encoding 5'-methylthioadenosine/adenosylhomocysteine nucleosidase, which yields MKIGIIGAMREEIIPLLEIFGKYEEISLGGNIFYCVSYKDSEIYIAYSKIGKVHSALTASSMILYFKCEKIIFSGVAGGLRQDLKVGDLMIATKLCQHDVDISAFGHPLGFIPESKIYIQSDPKLNEIAKSVAKRYEFDLKEGIIASGDQFINNAEKKQWLIEKFNADAVEMEGASVAVVCDLLQVPFCIFRSISDSADGQADVSFDEFLDSSARISANFVKNMVDTLLQQDNL from the coding sequence ATGAAAATCGGCATCATTGGCGCTATGCGCGAAGAAATTATTCCCTTGCTTGAGATTTTTGGGAAATATGAAGAAATTTCTTTAGGAGGCAATATTTTTTATTGTGTCTCTTATAAAGACTCAGAAATTTATATCGCTTATAGCAAAATAGGTAAGGTTCATTCCGCCCTGACGGCTTCAAGTATGATTTTATACTTCAAATGTGAAAAAATCATATTCAGTGGTGTTGCTGGAGGTTTGAGACAAGATCTGAAAGTAGGGGATTTGATGATTGCCACAAAGCTTTGCCAACACGATGTGGATATTAGTGCTTTTGGGCATCCCTTAGGGTTCATACCTGAAAGCAAAATTTATATCCAATCCGATCCCAAGCTTAATGAAATCGCAAAATCTGTAGCCAAACGATATGAATTTGACCTCAAAGAAGGGATCATTGCCTCAGGTGATCAATTCATTAACAACGCTGAAAAAAAACAATGGCTGATTGAAAAATTTAATGCCGATGCGGTTGAAATGGAAGGGGCTTCAGTGGCAGTAGTATGCGATCTGCTGCAAGTACCTTTTTGCATATTCCGTTCCATCAGCGATAGTGCAGATGGTCAAGCAGATGTAAGCTTTGATGAATTCTTAGATTCTTCTGCGAGAATATCAGCAAATTTTGTCAAAAATATGGTGGATACTCTATTGCAACAGGATAATTTATGA
- the fabD gene encoding ACP S-malonyltransferase: MKYAFIFPGQGSQSIGMGKEFYDNFSTAKELFEKASEAIKTDMKQLLFEENDQIHQTRYTQPAIFLISYIAHNIFQEESPLLPEIALGHSLGEITALSIAGALSFENAMILTHKRGELMQKACEGKDAGMMVVVGLEDNKLQDFCEEKREKGKSLWCANYNAEGQIVIAGKKTDLSEAQEQIKAMGAKRALLLPMSVASHCPMLQGICEEFKELVAGLIGEKFSISILSNATLQPYNTKQDAILLLTEQLVKPVLYKQSIQKLEDKVDGFIEFGHGGVLKGLNKRLSEKPTYNIANLSSLGETISQIQK; this comes from the coding sequence ATGAAATATGCTTTTATTTTTCCTGGGCAAGGATCCCAAAGCATTGGTATGGGAAAAGAATTTTACGATAATTTCAGTACCGCCAAAGAACTTTTTGAAAAAGCAAGCGAAGCCATTAAAACCGATATGAAGCAATTGCTTTTTGAAGAAAACGATCAAATCCATCAAACCCGATACACCCAGCCAGCAATCTTTCTAATCAGCTACATTGCCCATAATATTTTCCAAGAAGAATCCCCATTGCTCCCCGAAATTGCACTTGGACATTCACTCGGAGAAATCACAGCTTTAAGTATCGCAGGAGCGCTTTCTTTTGAAAATGCAATGATTCTCACACACAAAAGAGGCGAACTTATGCAAAAAGCTTGTGAAGGCAAAGATGCCGGTATGATGGTTGTTGTCGGGTTGGAAGATAATAAACTTCAAGATTTTTGCGAAGAAAAACGTGAAAAAGGTAAAAGCCTTTGGTGTGCCAATTACAATGCCGAAGGGCAAATTGTGATTGCAGGAAAAAAAACTGACCTTTCAGAAGCTCAAGAGCAAATCAAAGCAATGGGCGCAAAACGCGCACTTTTGTTACCTATGTCAGTAGCAAGCCATTGTCCGATGCTTCAAGGAATTTGTGAAGAATTCAAAGAACTTGTAGCAGGATTAATCGGAGAAAAATTTTCCATCAGTATCCTTTCAAATGCAACCTTACAACCCTATAATACAAAGCAAGACGCAATTTTATTGCTCACTGAACAACTTGTAAAACCTGTCTTATATAAACAATCCATTCAAAAACTTGAAGACAAAGTCGATGGATTCATTGAATTTGGTCACGGTGGGGTTTTAAAAGGACTCAATAAACGCCTAAGCGAAAAACCCACTTACAATATCGCAAATCTTTCTTCTTTAGGCGAAACAATTTCACAAATTCAAAAATAA
- the cysE gene encoding serine O-acetyltransferase — METKQIGFFSLIKEDFSVPFQKDPAINSKIELFFNYPGVVAIVHYRIAHKLHLLGFKVIARILMGFTQFLTNIDIHPACKIGRRVFIDHGIGVVIGETAEIGDNVTIYQGVSLGGVSLEKIKRHPTLKKGVVVGAGAKILGNITIGENAKIGANSVVVKNVPPDATAVGIPARVIDKEKSKEENIPIQKLPDIDKELFRYLIKKISLIEQSIQANPKTTEEETELQHLYENYIRCIKN, encoded by the coding sequence ATGGAAACAAAACAAATCGGGTTTTTTAGCCTTATAAAAGAAGATTTCAGTGTTCCTTTTCAAAAAGATCCTGCCATTAATTCAAAAATAGAGCTTTTCTTTAATTATCCTGGAGTCGTTGCCATCGTGCATTATCGCATTGCCCACAAGCTTCATTTGCTCGGATTTAAAGTGATTGCACGAATTTTGATGGGATTTACGCAATTCCTCACAAATATCGACATCCACCCTGCTTGCAAAATCGGTCGCAGGGTCTTTATTGATCACGGAATTGGCGTCGTTATTGGGGAAACAGCTGAAATAGGCGATAATGTTACAATTTATCAAGGAGTGAGTTTAGGCGGGGTAAGTCTAGAAAAAATCAAACGCCACCCGACTCTAAAAAAAGGAGTTGTCGTAGGAGCAGGTGCAAAAATATTAGGCAATATCACTATCGGAGAAAATGCAAAAATCGGTGCAAACTCTGTTGTTGTTAAAAATGTTCCCCCTGATGCAACTGCCGTGGGAATTCCTGCACGCGTGATCGACAAAGAAAAATCCAAAGAAGAAAATATCCCGATCCAAAAACTTCCCGATATTGACAAAGAACTTTTTAGATATCTGATCAAAAAAATCAGTCTCATCGAACAATCCATACAAGCCAATCCAAAAACTACAGAGGAAGAAACCGAATTGCAACACCTCTATGAAAACTACATTCGATGTATTAAAAATTAG